The window CTTCATAACTTCTTCATAAGCTGCAAATTTGTTCTTCATAACTCTTTTATATAGTGTACCTATAAGGAGGAGATATAAATGAAGAAATTATGGATTGGTTTAACGGCATTGGTACTGGTGATGGGAATTGGAACCGCCGGCGCGTATGCTGCAACAGCAAACAATGATACTAACGACAGCGGATTCTTCAAGAAAATGCTGCCCTTCGCCAAACAAATGCACCCCAACCTGTCAGAGGATCAAATCAAGAACATGCATGACAATTGCAGCACTTCATCCGGAACGGGAATGTCAGAAATGATGCAAAATGCCCAACATGGCCGGAGTATGATGAACTTCTAATCCGATCATGATAAGATAAGACCTCATAGAAATGAGATAGATCTCAAAGAAATGAGGTCTATCTCATTTTTTCAAACAAAGTAGGTGATGAGTCCGTGAAAATTTTAGTGGTGGATGATGAAGAAAATATCCTGCAGGTCATTAAGGCTTATTTGGAAAAAAATAAATATATTGTGTACGAAGCCGATACAGGAAAAGGCGCAATTCATCTTTTTGAAACCTTACAGCCCGATCTGATCGTGCTGGATTTGATGCTTCCGGATATGACCGGAGAGGAAGTATGCAGAACAGTCCGCAAATCATCTAACGTTCCCATTCTCATGTTGACTGCAAAAAGCAGTGAAGACGATATGGTGAACGGGCTAATGATTGGAGCCGATGATTATATTACCAAACCATTCAGCCCAAGAGAGCTGCTCGCTCGGGTGATTAGTCTATTAAGAAGAACCAACCCGCCCCAGCAAGGGAATCAATCACGGCTGTCCTTTGCCCAAGGCTCTTTAACAATGGATTTAGAGCGTTATGAGGTGTTGATGAATAAGGAGGCCGTATCCCTTACCCTTATGGAGTTTAAGCTGCTGGAAATTTTAGCGAAGCATCCCAAGAGAGTGTTCTCACGACTTGAACTGGTTAACCTTACCCAGGGTGATTCTTATGAAGGATTTGAGCGAACCATCGATGTTCATATTAAGAATATTAGACAAAAAATTGGCGATGACCCTAAACACCCTCTTTTTATCGGTACCGTATTTGGAGTAGGTTATAAATTCTTGGTGAATTCAGATGCTACATAGAGGCGGATTGAGCAGAAAGCTACTTATATCCCATGCCGGTGTGGCTCTTGCTGCGCTTCTGTCCATTGTCCTGCTCGTTAACATAGTAATGAATATCTCATTCAACCAATATCAGAAAAACCAGGAACAGGCGGAAATCCAAAGTTTACTGGAAGATCTAAAAGATGCATATCATGAGTCTGCCGGCCAATGGGATCCAAACGTATGGATGATCATTTCGCACCAGGCGATGGTTAATGAATATATCGTTCGTGTCTATGACATAGACCGCCAATTGATTTGGGACACCAGCCAAATGGGGATGCATAATTCTCAGCCGAAGCAAGACACCATTACTAAATCAATTGTTAAAGACAATCAGCAGGTGGGGACATTAGAATTTCAATCATTGGACAAAACGTCCCAGAGTCTGAATCAGCAGTTTCTGCGAATGTTTAATATATTGTTATGGGCTGCAATGTTTCTCGTTATAGCCGGTACGTATCTGTTTAGCCGCTATATGGCTAAAAGCATTAGCCAGCCTCTTTTAGAAATTAAAGATATTGCTTCGCGGATGAGGCAGGGAGATCTCACTTCCCGGGTTGAAGGTTTACATTATAATACGGAGATCGATGATGTGGGGCGTGCACTCAATCATTTGGCTGACGGACTTGAAAAGCAAGAGCAGTTTCGGAAATCACTGACCGCCGACGTGGCACATGAGCTTCGCACACCCATAGCAATAATACAAAGTCATTTGGAAGCCTTTCAGGATGGTATTTGGGAGCCGACACCGGAGAAGATTCAGGTGTGTCATGACCAAGCTTTGCGGCTAGTCCGTCTTATCAGTGATTTGGAAAACCTGGCTAATGCAGAGAATCCCATGATTCAGTTGAAGACGGAGGTCGTATCTCTTAACGAGATTGTAGACGAGTCGTTAAATACTGTATCCAGCCAGTTTTGGCAGAAGGGGCTTTCAGCTGACCTGATAAGTTTAAATGACGTTTGGATCACAGGGGACCGTTCGCGGCTGGTTCAGGTTTTCGTGAATCTGATAAGTAATGCATTTAAATATACGAGTTCTGGACGGATTCAGATTGAAGTGTCAAAAGAGAACACAGAGGCCGTCGTTATTGTATCTGATACGGGGATGGGGATACCTGAAGAGGAACTTCCCTATATCTTTGAACGTTTTTACCGCGGGGAGAAATCACGGAACCGGAAGACTGGCGGAGCCGGAATAGGCCTTGCCGTTGTAAAAGCAATTGTGGATGCTCATGAAGGAGCTATCTATATTGAAAGTGAGATCCATAAGGGGACTACAGTCCATGTTCGTCTCCCAATCGTTCGATGAATGGAGGAGACCCTATGATGATGGGATATGGTTTTGGGTTCGGTATCTTTGGATTGGTCATCAATTTTTTGCTGATACTAGGTGTAGTTTATTGGGTAATAAAATGGGTTAGGGGGGGAGGGGAATCGCATATTAATGACAATACTCCAGAGAGAATCTTGAATGAACGATTTGCAAGGGGTGAAATCACGGAAGAAGAATATCTGCGGATGAAGAGGATCCTCCGGGACTGATCCGTAACCTGTGTATAGGAGTGAGACCGAATAATGAAGAAATACAATACGAGGGCTATCATGGCGTCGCTGCTGATCTGCGGGTTCGTCGGCATGTTCAGCGAAACTGCCCTTAATATTGCGATAAGTAATTTAATGGATGTGTTCCAAATATCCGCGGCGACCGCTCAGTGGCTGACGACAGGATTCTTGCTGACGCTCGGTATACTGATGCCAATGACGGGGTGGTTGCTGCAGAGGTTCACGACGAGACAGCTGTTTATCGCTTCGCTTGCCAGCTCAATCGTGGGTACTCTAATTGCTGCACTCGCATTTAATTTCGAAATGTTGATGCTGGCTCGCGTCTTACAGGCGGTGGGTATGGGGCTGTTAATACCGCTCATGTTCAATACGATTCTTATTGTATATCCGCCGGAGCAGCGCGGAGCGGCAATGGGCTTCGTCGGACTCGTTATCATGTTCGCGCCGGCAACCGGTCCTTCAGTAGCAGGTCTGTTAATCGAATATTTCACTTGGCATTATATTTTTTGGCTGTCGCTTCCGTTTTTGATCGTGGGGTTATTGGTAGGTCTGAAGTATTTGGATAATGTAACCGAGGTCACGAAGTCCCGCATCGATGTAATATCTGTCATACTGTCTACAATCGGGTTCGGCGGGGTAGTGTTCGGCTTCAGTAAAGCAGGGGAAGGTGAAGGGGGCTGGACCAGCGCAGTTGTCGTGTCCTCCATTATCATTGGGCTTATTGCGCTCGTATTATTTGCCTTGCGTCAGAATGTGATGCGTGAACCGATGATGAACCTGCGCGTATTCAAGTATCCGATGTATATCGTTGGATTGG of the Paenibacillus pedocola genome contains:
- a CDS encoding FAD/FMN-containing dehydrogenase, with the translated sequence MKKLWIGLTALVLVMGIGTAGAYAATANNDTNDSGFFKKMLPFAKQMHPNLSEDQIKNMHDNCSTSSGTGMSEMMQNAQHGRSMMNF
- a CDS encoding response regulator transcription factor; this translates as MKILVVDDEENILQVIKAYLEKNKYIVYEADTGKGAIHLFETLQPDLIVLDLMLPDMTGEEVCRTVRKSSNVPILMLTAKSSEDDMVNGLMIGADDYITKPFSPRELLARVISLLRRTNPPQQGNQSRLSFAQGSLTMDLERYEVLMNKEAVSLTLMEFKLLEILAKHPKRVFSRLELVNLTQGDSYEGFERTIDVHIKNIRQKIGDDPKHPLFIGTVFGVGYKFLVNSDAT
- a CDS encoding sensor histidine kinase, whose product is MSRKLLISHAGVALAALLSIVLLVNIVMNISFNQYQKNQEQAEIQSLLEDLKDAYHESAGQWDPNVWMIISHQAMVNEYIVRVYDIDRQLIWDTSQMGMHNSQPKQDTITKSIVKDNQQVGTLEFQSLDKTSQSLNQQFLRMFNILLWAAMFLVIAGTYLFSRYMAKSISQPLLEIKDIASRMRQGDLTSRVEGLHYNTEIDDVGRALNHLADGLEKQEQFRKSLTADVAHELRTPIAIIQSHLEAFQDGIWEPTPEKIQVCHDQALRLVRLISDLENLANAENPMIQLKTEVVSLNEIVDESLNTVSSQFWQKGLSADLISLNDVWITGDRSRLVQVFVNLISNAFKYTSSGRIQIEVSKENTEAVVIVSDTGMGIPEEELPYIFERFYRGEKSRNRKTGGAGIGLAVVKAIVDAHEGAIYIESEIHKGTTVHVRLPIVR
- a CDS encoding SHOCT domain-containing protein; the encoded protein is MMMGYGFGFGIFGLVINFLLILGVVYWVIKWVRGGGESHINDNTPERILNERFARGEITEEEYLRMKRILRD
- a CDS encoding MDR family MFS transporter codes for the protein MKKYNTRAIMASLLICGFVGMFSETALNIAISNLMDVFQISAATAQWLTTGFLLTLGILMPMTGWLLQRFTTRQLFIASLASSIVGTLIAALAFNFEMLMLARVLQAVGMGLLIPLMFNTILIVYPPEQRGAAMGFVGLVIMFAPATGPSVAGLLIEYFTWHYIFWLSLPFLIVGLLVGLKYLDNVTEVTKSRIDVISVILSTIGFGGVVFGFSKAGEGEGGWTSAVVVSSIIIGLIALVLFALRQNVMREPMMNLRVFKYPMYIVGLVLVLACMMIILSSMIILPMFLQNGMGLTAFAAGLMLLPGSALNGILSPRMGRLFDKYGPRGLVISGLIIVVIALWFFSSISVVSSVAFLVTLHVGLMVGISMVWMPAQTNGLNQLPPELYPHGTAIMNTLQQVAGAIGTAVAISILTGGMQTYLHSSSAPTEQAELAKALTFGSQNVFIFAMIVTLIGLCTGFFIRRVIVKHAMMNSPH